One part of the Lytechinus pictus isolate F3 Inbred chromosome 3, Lp3.0, whole genome shotgun sequence genome encodes these proteins:
- the LOC129256334 gene encoding uncharacterized protein LOC129256334 has translation MLYNPTPLALVPTTQDPPTEFTTDISEVTYLGAEERFTEEVTTSPNDDETVTMTTENTFSPDKEGDEERQGVYNFIKVKFTLPGKSNGDIDGTLRTDIKNAINPILSEKVEEYNTSSVAFSECEGDCLAATVKLDFMLRITLEERRGVIKVLYEIVERNQTLGSLRVEMLYVLNVKGSYERIHTACDITHCKPDMKCFTEGNDCSSVCADNTEYCLHGRCEKFAQQSFITCHCEEGFTGPRCTHEIGKDESDADLYVGIIAASVIACIIVLAIILATCINIFNKKRIRTGRSEELFGIENVVALELMDEKSQLDGMATQTDESFLLARSHKDGVAPKAGHAHKIMQTNDSFLLAKAQLLRAHGSATRYRGAGSPVGVVSGNTRRLSDRPSESKIPEVDHAEPSTSTAGVNGVARNPSTKKDRAPAPPQQSPAPPSQNDKATPSTSKGEQSPIPSTESAPKPAVENEEGNIEVPPPEKPIKLVEGNDVISDAYPGRKILKV, from the exons ATGCTCTATAACCCCACTCCCCTCGCACTAGTACCTACTACTCAGGATCCTCCCACCGAGTTTACAACAGACATCAGTGAGGTGACGTACTTAGGAGCAGAGGAGAGGTTTACGGAGGAAGTCACCACATCACCCAACGATGATGAGACGGTTACTATGACAACAGAAAATACTTTCTCACCAG ATAAAGAAGGAGACGAGGAGAGACAAGGTGTttataatttcatcaaagtcaaaTTTACATTGCCAGGAAAGTCGAACGGTGATATTGACGGGACGTTGAGAACAGATATAAAGAATGCT ATAAATCCAATTCTGAGTGAGAAAGTCGAAGAATACAATACATCATCCGTTGCATTTAG CGAATGTGAAGGTGACTGTTTGGCAGCAACTGTGAAACTGGATTTTATGTTGCGGATTACTCTGGAAGAAAGACGAGGGGTAATCAAAGTGCTTTACGAGATAGTTGAACGGAACCAAACACTTGGAAGCCTTCGTGTTGAAATGCTTTATGTATTGAATGTAAAAG GATCTTATGAAAGGATACATACtgcatgtgacatcacacattgCAAACCCGATATGAAATGCTTCACTGAAGGGAATGATTGCTCATCTGTTTGTGCTGACAATACTGAATATTGTCTTCATGGAAGATGTGAAAAATTTGCTCAACAGTCTTTCATCACTTGCCA TTGCGAAGAAGGTTTCACTGGTCCGCGATGTACCCACGAGATAGGGAAAGACGAGAGCGATG CTGATCTTTATGTTGGGATCATCGCAGCTAGCGTTATAGCTTGCATCATCGTTCTAGCAATCATCCTGGCAACTTGCATCAACATCTTCAATAAGAAACGCATCCGAACTGGAAG ATCCGAAGAGCTGTTTGGCATCGAGAACGTTGTAGCTTTAGAGTTAATGGATGAGAAATCTCAATTGGATGGTATGGCGACCCAGACAGACGAAAGTTTCCTACTCGCTCGATCGCACAAGGATGGTGTTGCCCCTAAAGCAGGCCATGCCCACAAGATCATGCAGACCAATGACTCTTTTCTACTGGCCAAGGCACAGCTACTAAGGGCACATGGTTCGGCAACGCGCTACAGAGGGGCGGGGTCTCCTGTGGGTGTGGTCAGTGGGAATACGCGTCGCCTGAGTGATCGACCATCAGAGAGCAAGATACCCGAAGTCGATCATGCCGAACCCAGTACAAGCACTGCCGGAG TTAACGGAGTAGCGAGGAATCCCTCAACAAAGAAGGATCGAGCACCAGCCCCACCTCAGCAAAGTCCTGCACCCCCCTCTCAAAATGACAAAGCCACACCTTCCACCAGTAAAGGCGAGCAGTCCCCTATTCCTTCCACAGAAAGCGCTCCAAAGCCAGCAGTCGAAAATGAGGAGGGAAATATAGAGGTACCTCCCCCAGAGAAGCCGATAAAGTTGGTAGAGGGTAATGACGTGATTTCAGATGCTTACCCTGGAAGAAAAATACTAAAAGTTTAG